CTATTGAGGAGGTGTTATTTGTTCTTTCATTGAGTTGGCTGCACAAATCCTATCCCATCAGTCCATGCCATTACGAGGTGTATCGAAATTGAACATGTACACAAATTGATAATTCACCTgcaagaaatgaaggcactatATATCTGTGGTAATCTTATCATATTctggatattatatatatatatatattttatattttatatttttttctgttaGACTATTTTCAACTGGTTCATaattagttatattatataggGAGAGCACAAATGAAGGCACCCAAACCACAGATCGGCAAAAGTGCAGGGAAGTGAAGATGCAGCAATGGGAAACAAAAGATTGGCAAAAGTAACTCACCAATTTCATATCAACATGTTTTAGCTCGTCTCCTCATCGACCTTGAATTCTTGAAAGAAACCTTTCTACCAGACTCTTGAACAATCCACCAATCTTAACCACCATCAGCACTAGAATAATCATTGGCAACTGATTTCTATTTAATGTTGGTAGATGCCCACTCAGAATCAAATGCATGTTCCAGGCATTTTTCTATAGATTTTACAGCAGCAGAACTTCCAAGCTTCTGAGACTTCAGAGGAGGCAGGAAAAGTTGCTTCTCATTGGATAGAACACCATTGTTATCATGTCTGTCACATGATAACAAGTGGTGACTATTGTCCGAGTTATCTCTGTTTTCTTCCAGTGAACAAACACCATCCTTCTGATTTAGATTGTCAAATTTCCTGGAAATTTTGAGTCTTCGTTTTCTAATGATAGATGGAGTATTTATAAAACTCCGTGCAGCGCTCCTCAATATAGATTCTGGACTGCTACCATCAACAGTTATTCCTGTATTGTGGCTTGATGGCGAATTAAAAGAAACTGGACTTGAAGCTGTTTGAATATAGCTATCTTTACTTGGAAATGTACTTGTTTTCAAAAGTGTGTTTAAATCCTTTTGGAAGAGTGGTTTATAGCACAATGAACTGTTTGAATCCTCCAAGTTTGCAGGGGCTCGAAAATTTTTACTTTCCTCATAAGTTTCACATGCTGTCCTAGATGAAAGAGGATCCTTATTTTGGCCACAAAGTTTTGAGTTCCTATTTTCATAGTCCGCATAACAAACATTGTGTTGTGGCACATAAGAAGATTCATGCAATCTCCTAGCAGCGGCAGGAAAAGCTAACCCATGAAGAAAATTAGAAGTTAATATGTTACACCCTGAAATATCTGAGCGTGTACTCTGCAAGGGTCGAGAAAGTCCTCCAGAAGGCAATGGATTGACAGATTTATCAGGCTCGTGGACTTGTTCACCTAGACATTGAAACTTTACTTGATGACTAGAGGAAGTACAACATAATTCATTGGTCTTGATAGCTGCATGATAGGGCTCTCTGAATGTGTTGCCATTATTAGCACGGTCCTGGCATTGTTTGCCACTCGGACCACAAGAAGCTGCATCCCCATCATGCAAATTTGTTCTACATCGGGGTTTTGTTAAGTCATTTTCCCCTCCTTTCAAAGACCTGCAATCCTCTTTATTTGAAGGTTGCAAATTACTTTCCCTCATTTCAAGAATCAAATCCAGTGAACAAGTGTCTGCACTTCCCTCAAAGTTCAATTTCTGATCACAGCTTTCTTTAACCTCTTCAGACTTTATGCATTCAGCTTTTGCTTTATGACTGTAAGGACCAGAACCACAAGCTAAATTTATCGATTCTAATTTCTTCCTCACCGAGCAGTTCCAgtgattttttattgagttttctgTCCTGTtcatattaaatgatatataagTTATAAGAAGTTCCTCCtcaactaaaagaaaaaaacactcTCCACCAATGTATTCAATTCAGCTAATTTCATAAtgtaaatattcaattttaatgGATCCATTAAATTGAAAAGGTTAGACTAATATTAATGTATCCTGAGTAAAATCTCTAAAGACTAGCCCTGCATATAATTGCCTTTATCAAAGCTTATACTAATGCAGCATGCTCCCTGTAAGAATCATAACAGGCCAACAATTAACTCAAATCCATACTTAATAAGGAAATACAGACTATCAAATTTAGCCATCTAGACAACAAGAGCATGCATCTCCAAACAGTACTTGGTGCATGTGAAAAACACATTATGATCTAAAGCtcatacccccccccccc
Above is a genomic segment from Juglans microcarpa x Juglans regia isolate MS1-56 chromosome 1D, Jm3101_v1.0, whole genome shotgun sequence containing:
- the LOC121242679 gene encoding uncharacterized protein LOC121242679, producing the protein MVSTTPPLSSSSCDNAVPKPVSVQGRITGPTRRSTKGGWTEEEDKILAVAVQKFNGKNWKKIAECVPDRTDVQCLHRWQKVLNPDLVKGPWSKEEDDLIIELVAKQGKKKWSEIAKFLPGRIGKQCRERWHNHLNPDIKKTAWTKEEELILIKAHQTYGNKWAEIAKFLDGRTENSIKNHWNCSVRKKLESINLACGSGPYSHKAKAECIKSEEVKESCDQKLNFEGSADTCSLDLILEMRESNLQPSNKEDCRSLKGGENDLTKPRCRTNLHDGDAASCGPSGKQCQDRANNGNTFREPYHAAIKTNELCCTSSSHQVKFQCLGEQVHEPDKSVNPLPSGGLSRPLQSTRSDISGCNILTSNFLHGLAFPAAARRLHESSYVPQHNVCYADYENRNSKLCGQNKDPLSSRTACETYEESKNFRAPANLEDSNSSLCYKPLFQKDLNTLLKTSTFPSKDSYIQTASSPVSFNSPSSHNTGITVDGSSPESILRSAARSFINTPSIIRKRRLKISRKFDNLNQKDGVCSLEENRDNSDNSHHLLSCDRHDNNGVLSNEKQLFLPPLKSQKLGSSAAVKSIEKCLEHAFDSEWASTNIK